One Belonocnema kinseyi isolate 2016_QV_RU_SX_M_011 chromosome 6, B_treatae_v1, whole genome shotgun sequence genomic region harbors:
- the LOC117175414 gene encoding late histone H2B.L4-like: MRSTRATRKAEKSKEMEKKKRRGKREKGQKKKVEEKKNQVEKKRKEKDPEKKNLRERKKITSEKIVLLKGENYTYYLKKILKMLHPDTTISREALNDVNDLMNDIFHRITSEASRFTKDENCCTIVHGKIEMAVKNLFSGLLKKHAIIEGTKAIMKYNRELRK, from the coding sequence ATGAGATCTACCAGAGCAACTCGAAAAGCGGAAAAAAGCAAAGAAATGGAAAAGAAGAAACGAAGAGGGAAAAGGGAGAAAGGCCAGAAAAAGAAAGTGGAGGAAAAAAAGAATCAAGTGGAAAAGAAGCGGAAGGAGAAAGATCCGGAAAAGAAGAATCTGAGGGAGAGGAAGAAAATAACTTCAGAGAAGATAGTATTGCTAAAAGGAGAAAATTACACTtactatctaaaaaaaattctaaaaatgcttCATCCCGACACTACTATCTCCCGGGAGGCCTTGAATGACGTGAATGATTTAATGAATGATATTTTTCATCGCATCACCTCTGAAGCTTCGAGATTTACAAAAGATGAAAATTGCTGTACGATCGTCCATGGAAAAATAGAAATGGCAGTGAAAAATCTCTTTTCTGGTCTGCTGAAGAAACACGCGATTATAGAAGGCACTAAGGCGATTATGAAATATAACAGAGAATTAAGGAAGTAG
- the LOC117174991 gene encoding histone H2B.1, sperm-like, translated as MPPKLSGKAGAMKPKVVEKPVSSTTRRKKRNETFGIYVYKVLKQVHPETGISSKAMIVMNSFINDIFERIASEAGRLVVYNGKRRTMTSREIQTAVKLLLPGELAKHAISEGTKAITKYNTEKKKTEKDQSFEMPPKMSGKTGAMKSELKSKVVEKPKSSLRRKKRTESYAIYLYKVLKQVQPETGISSKAMSIMNSFMIDIFERIASEAGRLVVYNKHRTMTAREIQTAVKLLLPGELAKHAISEGTKSTTKYNSEKSN; from the exons ATGCCGCCGAAACTTTCTGGAAAAGCAGGGGCGATGAAGCCTAAGGTTGTGGAAAAGCCGGTGAGCTCGACTACACGAAGGAAGAAGAGGAATGAGACCTTTGGCATTTACGTCTACAAAGTTTTGAAACAAGTTCATCCTGAAACTGGGATTTCGAGCAAAGCCATGATCGTCATGAACAGTTTCATCAACGATATTTTCGAAAGGATTGCTTCTGAAGCTGGACGTTTGGTTGTTTATAATGGAAAGCGTCGTACAATGACTTCTCGTGAAATTCAAACTGCAGTGAAACTTCTCCTGCCAGGTGAACTGGCCAAGCACGCCATCAGCGAGGGAACGAAAGCTATCACCAAGTACAACACGgagaagaaa AAGACTGAAAAGGATCAAAGTTTCGAAATGCCGCCGAAAATGTCTGGAAAAACAGGAGCGATGAAGTCCGAGTTGAAGTCTAAGGTTGTCGAAAAACCAAAGAGCTCTCTACGTAGGAAGAAGAGAACAGAGTCCTACGCCATTTACTTGTACAAAGTTTTGAAGCAAGTTCAGCCTGAAACTGGAATTTCGAGCAAAGCCATGAGCATCATGAATAGCTTCATGATCGACATTTTCGAACGGATTGCTTCTGAAGCTGGTCGTTTGGTTGTTTATAACAAACATCGTACAATGACTGCTCGCGAGATCCAAACTGCCGTGAAACTTCTCCTGCCAGGTGAACTGGCCAAGCACGCTATCAGCGAGGGAACAAAATCTACCACCAAGTACAACAGCGAGAAGAGTAATTGA